From the Methanobacterium sp. CWC-01 genome, the window GGAATCATAATCATAGGCGTGGTAGGTTTTATAATCAGCATAATTGCCCAACTGTTAGGGGCATAATGATCCAGACTAATATTTTTGGGTAAGTGGTATTTTGATCTATGCAATAAGAACCCTGGTGGGTCAGGAAAAAAACGTGGCCCGCATAATAGCCAGGAATGTCAAAAACAGCGGGATTGGAGTTAGTTCCATACTGGTTCCAGAAAGTCTCAGGGGATATATTCTGGTAGAGTCCACCACCAAGCTGGACATGCAAAACCCGGCCTTCAAGGTGCCTCATATGAAGGGTTCCATCGAAGGGGAAATACCCTACGAGGAGATAAAAAACTTCTTAAATCCCGAACCTATACTATCTTCCATCCAGAAGGGAAGCATTGTAGAACTCATATCTGGGCCTTTTAAAGGAGAAAAGGCCAAAGTAGTTAGAATAGATGAATCTAAAGAAGATGTAGTTCTGGAA encodes:
- a CDS encoding transcription elongation factor Spt5; its protein translation is MIYAIRTLVGQEKNVARIIARNVKNSGIGVSSILVPESLRGYILVESTTKLDMQNPAFKVPHMKGSIEGEIPYEEIKNFLNPEPILSSIQKGSIVELISGPFKGEKAKVVRIDESKEDVVLELIEAAVPIPVTVKGDQIRLIQKEAD